From a single Solanum dulcamara chromosome 4, daSolDulc1.2, whole genome shotgun sequence genomic region:
- the LOC129884879 gene encoding SNF2 domain-containing protein CLASSY 4-like — translation MDSGDGSVPKRCRTRQQFMKYFVDFIEKRNRSCQNGGNTPSSSACSVNIGEEKGVSCGRKRKTVEKNIVSKGDKRKMGKWSEDGSVLRNLEKGKKKVDNGRSRFSPGTCESITKQPFVEEISDDDGDDDSSDDSEEEECDPDDVVFIGEEEAVNSSVGLRSPILNAIDEEVVSSTSSMCCRTMGRSEEVFTDSTSSSESESDSEASSDEDNDDPEDKNYRLIESSSSSQSDDVTSDSDVTESEDEKNEERKKESNRGLLPPQLVVEGEKHKKGRAYLLRPRSLSKYKKKKLNNGNYSSSPILLTDGSESDGSEAKSLSEEDCEVDDSVKNVVQKDAVPKDRKTRKKILKDSEFLKFVVDSIINVDDHDKLSPFEEKEEVPVKETLPLVFRFEDEVPFPYEKEEWEKGVEDLFIEMEMCILESHIGFTNPSVSPTLSGNLSDCQMGNHQLVLDEQIGLICKVCSHVHLEIKYIYPSFAQRTRGRYERKYLGESPSLLDVDGFRFSDSSAVQDSLSYEEGTVWNLVHRSAKETMYPHQRGGFEFMWKNVAGDITLERLRQPLGDSKGGCIISHPPGTGKTRLTIVFLQSYLKLFPKSRPVIIAPSNLLLNWEAEFQKWEVDIPFHNLNSKDFLLQEDEATLSVFRCLSHVGKRNPHLIRMVKLRSWAKSASVLGISYDLFRILTGDDGDSYAKQIREILLKLPGLLVLEEGHTARNEQSLVWKALKKVETEKRIVLSGTPFQNNIKELYNTLCVVSPKFAADLEEKWASLSSSIDKNARALEELRDIISPLVHKCSENVKKVSLPGIRDTVIHLKPTDLQKELLRRIPENPGSFYEQNLVSLISVHPSLVAKRKEFSDLESQLKERGCRLDPDTGVKMKFVVELIRLCGGQKERVIIFSQLLDPLNLIKEQLNSLIGWTLGREILYMDGKLDVKQRQISINSLNDPKSDVKVLLASIKACSEGISLIGASRVVLLDVLWNPSVEQQAISRAYRNGQTKFVHVYCPVTSKWEVDKIEQQRRKKYHSDVLLSRNHEVKIDPSCSVSEDSILESMVKHEGLRHIFEKLSHAPRVVLPTTCFNSCSQPSKPSS, via the exons ATGGATTCAGGGGATGGCTCTGTTCCAAAGAGGTGTAGGACTAGACAACagtttatgaaatattttgttgattttattgAGAAAAGGAACAGGTCCTGTCAAAATGGTGGTAATACTCCGTCTTCTTCGGCTTGTTCTGTTAATATTGGAGAAGAGAAGGGTGTGAGTTGTGGGAGGAAAAGAAAAACGGTGGAGAAAAACATAGTTTCTAAAGGTGACAAGAGAAAAATGGGAAAATGGTCAGAAGATGGAAGTGTGTTAAGAAATCttgagaaaggaaaaaaaaaagtggaCAATGGGAGGAGCAGGTTCAGTCCAGGAACTTGTGAGTCCATCACGAAACAACCATTTGTCGAGGAAATATCTGATGATGATGGTGATGATGATTCATCAGATGATTCGGAGGAGGAGGAGTGTGATCCTGATGATGTTGTTTTTATTGGAGAGGAGGAGGCTGTAAATAGCTCTGTTGGGTTAAGGAGTCCTATATTGAATGCAATAGATGAGGAGGTTGTTTCATCTACCTCAAGTATGTGTTGTAGGACAATGGGGAGATCGGAGGAAGTGTTTACTGATTCGACATCATCTTCTGAGTCTGAGTCGGATTCTGAAGCTTCAAGTGATGAGGATAATGATGACCCCGAAGATAAGAATTATCGGTTGATTGAATCATCAAGTTCTAGCCAATCTGATGATGTAACAAGTGATTCTGATGTTACGGAATCAGAAGACGAAAAgaatgaagaaagaaaaaaagagtcgAATAGGGGGTTACTACCTCCTCAGCTTGTTGTTGAAGGTGAAAAGCACAAGAAAGGCCGAGCATATCTTCTTCGTCCACGTTCACTTTCTAAGtacaaaaagaagaagttaaaCAATGGAAATTATAGTAGTAGCCCAATTCTTCTTACTGATGGCTCGGAGTCTGATGGCTCGGAGGCTAAATCCTTGTCTGAAGAGGATTGCGAGGTTGATGACTCGGTGAAGAATGTTGTTCAAAAGGATGCTGTTCCAAAGGATAGGAAGACTCGGAAGAAAATTCTTAAAGATTCTGAATTCTTGAAGTTCGTTGTGGATTCTATCATAAATGTTGATGATCATGATAAACTTTCTCCTTTTGAAGAGAAGGAAGAGGTTCCTGTTAAAGAAACACTTCCTTTAGTGTTCCGGTTTGAAGACGAGGTACCTTTTCCCTATGAGAAAGAAGAATGGGAAAAGGGGGTTGAAGATCTTTTTATTGAAATGGAGATGTGTATCTTAGAATCACATATTGGCTTTACAAATCCATCTGTTTCGCCGACACTGAGTGGAAATTTAAGTGACTGTCAGATGGGGAACCACCAACTTGTTCTAGATGAACAAATTGGACTTATCTGTAAAGTTTGTTCCCATGTGCATTTGGAGATCAAGTACATCTATCCTTCTTTT GCTCAGAGAACTCGAGGGaggtatgaaagaaaatatttaggaGAGTCACCATCACTCTTGGATGTTGACGGCTTCAGATTTTCTGATTCTTCTGCAGTCCAGGATTCTCTTAGTTATGAAGAAGGAACTGTGTGGAATTTAGTTCACCGAAGTGCCAAAGAGACAATGTATCCTCATCAGCGTGGAGGATTTGAGTTCATGTGGAAAAACGTTGCTGGAGATATAACTCTTGAGAGGTTGAGACAGCCCCTAGGTGATAGTAAGGGAGGATGCATAATCTCACATCCACCTGGCACTGGAAAAACCCGTCTCACCATAGTATTTCTTCAATCATATTTGAAGCTGTTTCCAAAGTCTCGGCCTGTAATCATAGCTCCTTCCAATTTGCTTCTTAACTGGGAAGCTGAGTTCCAGAAATGGGAGGTGGACATTCCTTTCCACAACCTGAACAGCAAAGATTTCTTATTACAGGAAGATGAAGCTACTCTGAGTGTCTTTCGCTGTTTATCCCATGTGGGAAAAAGAAATCCACACCTTATACGTATGGTGAAGCTGAGATCCTGGGCTAAAAGTGCGAGTGTTTTGGGAATCAGCTATGACTTGTTCAGGATTCTCACAGGAGATGATGGAGACAGCTATGCCAAACAGATTAGAGAAATCCTTCTGAAATTACCAGGTCTTCTGGTCCTTGAAGAAGGGCACACTGCTCGGAATGAGCAAAGCCTTGTCTGGAAAGCTTTGAAAAAGGTTGAAACAGAGAAGCGCATAGTTTTGTCTGGAACTCCCTTCCAGAATAACATCAAAGAGTTGTACAACACTCTCTGTGTAGTCAGTCCAAAGTTTGCTGCAGATTTGGAGGAGAAATGGGCTTCTCTTAGCAGTTCCATTGACAAGAATGCCCGAGCATTGGAAGAGCTTAGGGATATTATTTCACCACTTGTCCATAAGTGTAGTGAAAATGTAAAGAAGGTAAGCCTTCCGGGTATAAGGGACactgtaattcacttgaaaccCACAGATTTGCAGAAGGAGTTGCTTAGAAGGATTCCAGAGAATCCAGGCTCCTTTTATGAACAAAATCTTGTGTCTCTTATCTCTGTTCATCCTTCATTAGTGGCCAAGAGGAAGGAATTCTCTGACTTAGAAAGTCAGCTAAAAGAAAGAGGCTGCCGGTTGGATCCAGATACTGGAGTAAAAATGAAATTTGTTGTTGAGCTAATCAGACTTTGTGGTGGGCAGAAAGAGAGAGTTATAATATTTAGCCAGTTACTTGATCCTCTGAATCTGATCAAGGAGCAACTCAATTCTCTCATTGGCTGGACTTTAGGACGGGAGATTCTCTATATGGATGGGAAACTTGATGTGAAGCAGCGGCAAATATCAATAAATTCTCTTAATGATCCTAAGAGTGATGTAAAAGTGCTTCTTGCATCGATAAAAGCCTGTTCAGAAGGAATAAGTCTTATTGGGGCCTCAAGAGTGGTTTTGCTTGACGTTCTCTGGAATCCCTCTGTAGAACAACAAGCCATCAGTCGAGCCTACAGGAATGGTCAGACTAAATTTGTGCATGTTTACTGTCCAGTGACATCCAAATGGGAGGTTGACAAGATTGAACAGCAGAGGAGAAAAAAGTACCATTCAGATGTACTTTTGTCTAGGAATCATGAAGTCAAGATAGATCCTTCATGTTCTGTGTCAGAGGATAGCATACTAGAATCCATGGTTAAGCATGAGGGCCTCCgtcatatttttgaaaaactatCTCATGCACCACGTGTGGTTCTGCCTACTACATGCTTTAATTCTTGTAGCCAACCTTCAAAACCGAGCAGTTAG